The Cervus elaphus chromosome 22, mCerEla1.1, whole genome shotgun sequence genome has a window encoding:
- the LOC122680685 gene encoding polycystic kidney disease and receptor for egg jelly-related protein-like produces MVLTQLHCMAMEPRTLAGAHTDGAQQEGPMPRCPGDLPASGPWVEGLIALPPAHQATSGMRVRGRSAEGGLRVPDSRTSATVAPEPHARSDPGPRPGRPAPHTPCPLALRPAPPTQLAPGAAMGPGPALLLLGLGLGLGCGPGRQPPPPAPPQAPGSPSRDLPVLTPASARRSPSETQALVQARGPEAALRSVRASRDPGERGAGFGGLGAGRARVSLRARAAPGGGILLSGRRGLCLPAGRPAGLAPRCLRAHVQLRARGAAATAPAPAPVDLQLSAPGGRLSLRWLSHLPRSLGPLEWTFRLGLLGPAAAEHHALPRRALHRARRSYPGFVARTECPTDGPTPVVLEAVSPNRSERAESSVSCQVTRPSLCKLDPVRINRNDDKPVRLTRDMGDTFNATVNLFCPLQQYYLRMWYIYPVPYVGAVPDWSKPLRNPPVKLGRSATLLIIPPYSFTWGIYLFNLTVVVKTRDPRVPGQSDSDSIYVVIYRRPLNAVISGPSNITVNFTDGVTLNGNMSSDPEETDPLERERLKFLWYCTTDSRDYDGENITVISKEVCLPEQVDLKWTLASGPILTLSPGTLQGGRVYFFRLVIQKTGRSAFADATLHVLQGAPVASISCIENCDQVLVLSERFSLSLDCTGCTAGRDVYWWSILTSSGQEVPFDWTGQTSTGRNGAYMSIKDFAFWNFREDKFWISLNAATWSGVTLALRYPFVIHHVPVTTDCKIVPEKGISFITKFVVICTCFKDKNIVLTYKIIVPDVHGFGEISSLKENNFGSVLYLGKNCTSPPSFLPVGVLDSHYALKIIAQAYNTSLGAFSQVNLYATVWPPTDANSSLTVLEELSNFTMGPNSSLSALLQQQDFLNASYLIYVIASVLNNMKTNVSLQAEKIKLREHLFNQTLILPINTLVNISQVVMAVTKLTEKTSEINAFSQKLATVRTWQASQALQDSHQRDKRISSEQIESVCTGILTTLSNILKLLVHYEVFEEPFHVVESLADTVLAVKVPENETTALRTSNFRMYVKKTEKWNVTKFFSTQKHCQNCFYPTLNVNSIPSLPANAPISTMFCEFVDDPFPWLNYGENSLTQVVGFRMTGVEATGDGIEIPPDAVEVYLIRKNLSFGTFNLTVGPSSEPYAVDESLRKTTGAFSFVVDCTAGRDVLIHIMAEVSVLFTVSVYAGRAITPNSLMTSYLVPHEIPPIANESDLFDPECPVKQARVLCLPAALLQVIAQRTASSECTVGVLLQAPRFVLKPNNKLVRISVFSSECLDMFGIQSDWREDTCIVGERTTWQRVHCVCKNLRRAKRQLDIIEQANLHLRTHYLTAKVIVVPNPVDLQVEAVKNITPNLVTLFTVLLILLLYLVLAFWALHRDETDQYLRNHVIVLLDNDPYDNVCYLVTVFTGSRCGSGTRANVFIQLHGTEGSSDVHCLSHPQFTTLYRGSICTFLLATKKDLGDIHSLRVWHNNEGRSPEWYLSRIKVENLFSRHIWLFMCREWLSIDTSLDRTFHVTPPDKPLKKMDFFLIDLSYKLRRSHLWFSVFSGVISAPFNRFQRLSCCLAVLLSMLMCNIMFFNLEKENEGETQEWRFIELMVIGLLSAFITLPVQLVITSLFMYSQRRPQVTLSEVTPRKHPLKPPASEHWEERLGNWHAYEIAKASSQEPVSKRHRAKPKASVKVTSKRQPLATQAESKVSHTKGRNINTNNPNIEDNTNVSVEKQPSQPGLASHKEKSRIVLPRWCVCVAWVLVFLICSISSFIIIFYGLGYSYEKSIAWLFASFCAFILSVFLVQMSTIIFISAYRTSKAKYGKNLSWIGNYRFTEIKLHNTWKDPEEMQRSQAYVMELRNSRMYQPLTQDEITIFKRKKRIKRRAFLFLSYILTHFIFLALLLSLVTILRPTDSFYYNQFIRDQFSVDLAGVTRLEDIYQWLNGVLLPLLHNDPNPTFLPDSSSKILGLPLMRQVRAQPGEITCLPAKKFVEGSLKGEIRCHPEYGMDPEDTKNYSGSWNKVSKRDTDKTTKGFTYKPPEKRWAYTSHGLLHTYGSGGYAFYFFPAEQQFNSTLRLSELQKSHWLDEKTWSVIVELTTFNPDISLLCSISVIFEVSQLGVVNTSLNAHSFSLTHFSRKYSADSAENYLYLAIFIFFLAYTVVEVYVITQERTAYVQSVCNLLNFALKCIFTLWIVLFFRKHFLAIGVVQAYLSNPEDFIPFHAVAQVDHTMKVILGFLVFLTILKMLRYSRVFYDVRLAQRAIQTALPGICHMALVLSVYFFVFMAFGYLVFGQHEWNYSDMIHATQTVVSYCVSAFQNTEFFNNWVLGILFLSSFVLVMICILINLFRAVILSAYKEMKQPVYEEPSEEVEAMTYLCRRLRSAFCCLCFKPRAEDEPKFLINMVYGHPEKNSRHYLGLKTRNINGKKMVYLVV; encoded by the exons GCCACCGTGGCCCCCGAACCCCACGCCCGCAGTGACCCCGGCCCGCGCCCCGGCCGCCCCGCGCCGCACACGCCTTGTCCGTTGGCCCTCCGCCCTGCGCCTCCGACGCAGCTCGCACCGGGCGCTGCCATGGGGCCCGGGCCAGCTCTCCTgctcctgggcctgggcctgggcctgggctgtGGGCCTGGCCGCCAGCCTCCGCCCCCGGCTCCCCCGCAGGCGCCCGGCTCGCCGTCCCGAGACCTCCCCGTCCTGACGCCCGCCTCGGCCCGGCGTTCCCCTTCCGAGACCCAGGCCCTCGTCCAGGCGCGGGGCCCGGAGGCCGCGCTCCGCTCGGTGAGGGCCTCCCGGGACCCTGGGGAGCGGGGCGCAGGCTTTGGCGGCCTTGGAGCCGGCCGCGCCCGCGTCAGCCTCCGGGCCCGCGCGGCCCCGGGTGGCGGCATCTTGCTGAGCGGCCGCCGCGGCCTCTGCCTGCCGGCCGGGCGTCCCGCGGGCCTCGCGCCGCGCTGCCTCCGCGCGCACGTCCAGCTGCGCGCCCGCGGCGCCGCCGCCAccgcgcccgcgcccgcgccgGTGGACCTGCAGCTGTCCGCGCCCGGCGGCCGGCTCTCCCTGCGCTGGCTGTCCCACCTGCCGCGCTCGCTCGGGCCTCTGGAGTGGACATTCCGCCTCGGGCTGCTCGGGCCTGCGGCCGCCGAGCACCACGCGTTGCCCCGTCGGGCTCTGCACCGCGCCCGGCGCTCCTACCCGGGATTCGTGGCCCGAACCGAGTGTCCCACGGACGGACCCACCCCGGTCGTCTTAGAAGCTGTCAGCCCGAACAGATCGGAACGCGCTGAGTCCTCGGTGTCCTGTCAGGTAACCCGACCGTCGCTCTGTAAATTGGACCCTGTGCGGATAAATAGGAACGACGATAAACCGGTCCGACTGACCAGGGACATGGGAGACACCTTCAATGCAACAGTCAACCTCTTCTGTCCACTCCAACAGTACTATCTGCGGATGTGGTATATCTATCCCGTGCCCTATGTAGGAGCCGTGCCTGACTGGAGTAAACCTCTGAGAAACCCACCGGTCAAGTTAGGTAGATCTGCAACACTGTTGATTATACCCCCATATTCTTTCACTTGGGGAATATATCTGTTTAATTTGACGGTGGTTGTCAAAACACGGGATCCCCGGGTTCCAGGGCAGAGCGACTCAGATAGCATCTATGTCGTCATTTATAGACGTCCCCTGAATGCTGTTATTTCAGGGCcttccaacatcacagttaatTTCACAGATGGAGTGACTCTCAATGGAAATATGTCTTCTGATCCAGAGGAAACAGACcctctagagagagagagacttaagTTTCTCTGGTACTGTACCACAGACTCAAGAGACTATGATGGAGAAAACATAACAGTGATAAGCAAGGAAGTTTGTCTCCCGGAGCAGGTTGATCTCAAGTGGACATTGGCCTCTGGTCCTATTCTCACACTTTCTCCAGGAACACTTCAAGGTGGCCGTGTATATTTTTTCAGACTGGTGATCCAGAAGACCGGCAGGTCAGCATTTGCTGATGCAACACTGCACGTGCTTCAAGGAGCCCCGGTAGCAAGCATCTCATGTATTGAAAACTGTGACCAGGTTTTGGTTTTATCAGAGAGATTCTCGTTGTCTCTGGATTGCACAGGTTGTACGGCAGGCCGAGATGTCTATTGGTGGTCCATTCTGACGTCGTCAGGTCAGGAGGTGCCTTTTGACTGGACGGGGCAAACGTCAACAGGACGGAATGGTGCTTACATGTCTATAAAAGATTTTGCTTTCTGGAATTTCAGGGAAGATAAGTTTTGGATTTCTCTAAATGCAGCAACCTGGAGTGGAGTCACCTTGGCCTTAAGGTATCCTTTTGTTATTCACCATGTGCCAGTAACCACAGACTGCAAAATTGTTCCAGAGAAAGGAATTTCCTTCATTACAAAGTTTGTTGTCATTTGTACTTGTTTCAAGGATAAGAACATTGttcttacatataaaataatagtTCCTGATGTACATGGTTTTGGTGAAATCAGTTCTTTGAAAGAGAATAACTTTGGGTCCGTCCTATATTTGGGGAAGAATTGCACATCgcccccttcctttctccctgttGGTGTGTTGGACAGTCATTATGCCTTGAAAATAATAGCTCAGGCATATAATACCTCTCTGGGAGCTTTTTCTCAGGTGAACTTGTATGCCACTGTGTGGCCTCCCACTGACGCAAACTCATCACTGACTGTGCTGGAGGAGTTATCCAACTTCACCATGGGACCAAATTCTTCCCTGTCTGCTTTGCTTCAACAGCAGGATTTTCTAAATGCAagttatttaatatatgtaatagCATCTGTCTTGAATAACATGAAAACCAATGTAAGTCTTCAAGCTGAGAAAATTAAACTCCGAGAACACCTTTTCAATCAGACACTCATTCTTCCTATAAACACTTTGGTGAATATTAGTCAGGTGGTCATGGCTGTTACTAAATTAACAGAGAAAACCTCTGAGATCAATGCATTCTCTCAGAAACTGGCCACGGTGAGGACTTGGCAAGCAAGCCAAGCCCTCCAAGATAGTCATCAGAGAGATAAGCGCATTTCTTCTGAGCAAATAGAAAGTGTGTGCACTGGAATATTAACAACCTTGTCTAATATCCTGAAACTGCTGGTTCATTATGAAGTCTTCGAAGAGCCTTTCCACGTGGTTGAATCTCTAGCAGACACGGTATTGGCTGTGAAAGTGCCAGAGAACGAGACCACTGCCTTGAGGACCTCCAACTTTAGAATGTAtgtcaagaaaacagaaaagtggaatGTTACCAAGTTCTTCAGCACCCAGAAGCACTGTCAGAATTGCTTTTATCCCACCCTAAACGTGAACAGCATTCCTAGTCTGCCTGCCAACGCTCCGATTTCCACGATGTTTTGTGAATTTGTGGATGACCCTTTCCCTTGGCTAAATTATGGGGAAAACAGTTTGACCCAGGTGGTTGGATTCCGAATGACAGGAGTCGAGGCCACGGGTGACGGGATTGAGATCCCACCTGATGCAGTGGAAGTGTATCTCATCAGGAAAAACCTGAGCTTTGGAACTTTTAATCTCACGGTGGGACCCAGCTCAGAGCCTTATGCAGTGGATGAATCATTGAGAAAGACGACAGGGGCGTTTAGCTTTGTTGTGGACTGTACAGCAGGGAGGGACGTGTTGATCCACATCATGGCAGAAGTGTCCGTGTTGTTCACGGTGTCTGTGTACGCGGGCCGTGCGATCACACCCAACTCTTTGATGACCAGCTACCTGGTGCCCCATGAAATCCCTCCAATTGCCAACGAGAGTGACCTGTTTGACCCGGAGTGTCCGGTGAAGCAGGCCCGAGTGCTCTGTCTCCCCGCGGCCCTGCTGCAGGTCATAGCTCAGCGAACCGCTTCCTCCGAGTGCACCGTCGGTGTGCTTCTACAGGCACCTCGCTTTGTCCTAAAGCCCAATAACAAGTTGGTGAGAATTTCTGTTTTCAGCAGTGAATGCTTGGACATGTTTGGGATCCAGAGCGATTGGAGAGAAGATACCTGCATTGTTGGAGAGAGGACCACTTGGCAAAGAGTGCACTGTGTCTGCAAGAACCTGCGGCGGGCCAAGCGGCAGCTGGATATAATCGAACAGGCCAACCTTCACCTGCGCACCCACTATTTGACGGCCAAGGTGATCGTGGTCCCTAACCCTGTGGATTTACAAGTGGAGGCAGTCAAGAACATAACCCCAAACCTTGTGACCCTCTTCACTGTACTTCTCATTTTGCTGTTGTACTTGGTCCTTGCCTTCTGGGCCTTGCACAGAGATGAAACGGACCAGTATCTTAGGAACCATGTGATAGTTCTGCTTGATAATGATCCTTATGATAATGTGTGTTACCTAGTCACTGTTTTTACAGGAAGCCGTTGTGGTTCTGGGACCAGGGCCAATGTCTTTATCCAACTGCATGGAACCGAAGGTAGCAGTGATGTGCACTGTTTAAGCCACCCACAATTTACAACTCTCTACCGAGGAAGCATCTGCACTTTCCTCCTAGCAACAAAAAAGGACTTGGGGGACATCCATTCCCTCCGTGTGTGGCACAACAATGAGGGCAGGTCTCCTGAATGGTATTTAAGTAGAATCAAAGTGGAGAATCTGTTCAGCAGACACATCTGGCTCTTCATGTGCCGAGAATGGCTTTCTATTGACACCTCTCTGGATCGAACCTTTCACGTAACCCCCCCAGACAAGCCTCTGAAGAAAATGGACTTTTTCCTTATAGATTTAAGTTACAAGCTGAGAAGAAGCCACTTGTGGTTCTCTGTTTTTTCTGGTGTCATTTCTGCACCGTTCAATAGGTTCCAGAGGCTGTCCTGCTGCTTAGCCGTGCTGTTGTCAATGCTTATGTGTAATATCATGTTCTTCAATCTAGAGAAGGAGAATGAAGGAGAGACACAAGAGTGGAggttcattgagttgatggtgATCGGATTGCTAAGTGCCTTTATTACCCTCCCTGTGCAACTAGTGATCACATCTTTGTTCATGTATTCCCAGAGGAGACCTCAGGTGACTCTAAGTGAGGTCACTCCTCGGAAACATCCTTTGAAACCGCCAGCAAGCGAGCACTGGGAAGAACGACTGGGAAACTGGCATGCCTATGAAATTGCCAAGGCAAGCTCCCAGGAACCTGTTTCTAAGAGACATCGTGCAAAACCCAAGGCTTCTGTCAAGGTCACCTCTAAAAGACAGCCCCTGGCCACGCAAGCAGAAAGCAAG gtctcccacaccaaGGGAAGAAATATAAACACTAATAACCCAAACATTGAAGATAATACAAATGTTTCTGTGGAGAAGCAGCCTTCCCAACCAGGTTTGGCATCGCATAAAGAGAAAAGCAGGATTGTCCTGCCGCGATGGTGTGTTTGTGTAGCCTGGGTATTGGTTTTTCTCATCTGCAGTATATCCTCCTTCATCATCATATTTTATGGACTTGGTTACAGCTACGAAAAGTCAATAGCATGGCTGTTTGCATCATTTTGTGCATTCATTCTCTCAGTCTTTCTAGTGCAAATGTCTACAATTATATTTATCTCAGCCTATAGAACAAGTAAGGCCAAGTATGGTAAAAACCTTTCATGGATCGGCAACTATCGCTTCACTGAGATCAAGCTGCACAACACCTGGaaggacccagaagaaatgcaaagaagccaGGCGTACGTCATGGAGCTCCGAAACTCAAGGATGTACCAGCCTCTCACCCAAGATGAAATCACAAtattcaaaagaaagaagaggatcaAAAGAAGAGCTTTcctgttcctgagttatatcctCACCCACTTCATCTTTCTGGCTCTCTTGCTGAGCCTAGTCACAATCCTACGCCCCACTGACAGCTTTTACTACAATCAGTTTATTCGTGACCAGTTCTCTGTGGATCTGGCAGGCGTGACCAGGCTGGAAGACATCTATCAGTGGCTGAATGGGGTGCTGTTGCCTCTGCTCCACAATGACCCAAATCCCACGTTTCTGCCTGACAGCTCCTCTAAAATCCTTGGCCTGCCGCTGATGAGGCAGGTGAGGGCGCAACCTGGAGAGATAACGTGTCTGCCGGCCAAGAAATTTGTGGAGGGCAGCCTCAAAGGAGAGATTCGCTGTCACCCCGAATATGGGATGGACCCAGAAGACACAAAAAACTACTCTGGGTCATGGAATAAAGTTAGCAAGCGGGACACTGACAAGACGACCAAAGGGTTTACTTATAAGCCTCCAGAGAAGAGATGGGCGTACACTTCCCATGGGCTGCTGCACACCTATGGTTCAGGAGGGTACGCCTTCTACTTTTTTCCGGCAGAGCAGCAGTTCAATTCCACACTGAGGCTCAGCGAACTCCAGAAAAGCCACTGGCTGGATGAGAAGACCTGGTCTGTGATTGTGGAACTGACCACCTTCAATCCAGACATCAGTCTCCTCTGTAGCATCTCGGTCATCTTCGAGGTCTCTCAGTTAGGTGTTGTGAACACTAGCCTGAATGCTCACTCCTTCTCGCTCACTCATTTCAGCAGAAAATACTCAGCTGACTCAGCAGAAAACTACTTGTACTTGGccatcttcattttcttccttgccTACACTGTTGTCGAGGTTTACGtaatcacacaagaaaggactGCCTACGTGCAAAGTGTATGTAATTTGCTCAACTTTGCTCTAAAATGCATCTTTACCTTGTGGATCGTGCTGTTTTTCAGGAAGCACTTCTTGGCCATTGGTGTAGTTCAGGCTTACCTGTCAAATCCCGAGGATTTCATTCCCTTTCATGCAGTGGCTCAAGTGGATCACACCATGAAGGTGATTTTGGGTTTCCTGGTATTTCTGACGATCCTGAAGATGCTCCGGTATTCCAGGGTCTTTTACGATGTGCGTCTGGCTCAGAGGGCCATCCAGACTGCCCTTCCCGGCATCTGCCACATGGCATTGGTGCTGTCTGTGTATTTCTTTGTCTTCATGGCATTCGGCTACTTGGTGTTCGGGCAACACGAGTGGAACTACAGTGACATGATCCACGCCACACAGACAGTAGTTTCCTACTGTGTCTCAGCTTTTCAGAacactgaatttttcaataactgGGTTCTCGGGATCCTCTTCCTCTCATCTTTCGTACTGGTGATGATCTGCATATTGATCAACTTATTTCGTGCTGTGATTTTGTCTGCCTATAAGGAAATGAAGCAGCCCGTATATGAGGAGCCCTCAGAAGAAGTGGAAGCCATGACTTACCTGTGTCGCCGGCTAAGATCTGCTTTTTGCTGCCTGTGCTTCAAACCCAGGGCAGAAGATGAACCCAAGTTCCTCATCAACATGGTGTACGGGCATCCAGAGAAGAACAGCCGCCACTACCTGGGGCTGAAGACCAGGAACATTAACGGGAAGAAAATGGTTTACCTCGTCGTGTGA